From Streptomyces sp. 6-11-2, one genomic window encodes:
- a CDS encoding lytic polysaccharide monooxygenase, whose amino-acid sequence MPARRTAAASAVLGLAPLALTALAAAPAAAHGSMGDPVSRVAQCYAEGPESPKSAACKAAVEAGGTQALYDWNGIRIGDADGRHRELIPDGRLCSAGNEEFKGLDLPRADWPATGVHSGAYTFRYRVTAPHKGTFTVYLTKPGYDPAKSPAWDDLDLAHPVATATDPVAADGFYTFSGTLPERSGRHLLYAVWQRSDSPEAFYSCSDVTYGGGSGGGASGGSAPAPAASAPTERQIEDGAGRSSVEHHGHGDDDARTTTDPVAPPSAEPAASPASHPASDPAVRSAGDTAAADRAAQAAADEPNRPRAAGSPVNLAETGGDGRTAYLAVGGAAALALGSAALFASVRRRAAAGGGRGR is encoded by the coding sequence ATGCCCGCACGCCGCACGGCCGCCGCTTCCGCCGTCCTCGGCCTGGCCCCGCTGGCCCTGACCGCGCTCGCCGCGGCGCCCGCGGCCGCGCACGGCTCCATGGGGGACCCGGTCAGTCGGGTGGCCCAGTGCTACGCGGAGGGACCGGAGAGCCCGAAGTCGGCGGCTTGCAAGGCGGCCGTCGAGGCCGGCGGCACCCAGGCGCTGTACGACTGGAACGGCATCCGGATCGGCGACGCGGACGGCCGCCACCGGGAGCTGATACCGGACGGCAGGCTGTGCAGCGCCGGCAACGAGGAGTTCAAGGGGCTGGACCTGCCCCGCGCGGACTGGCCCGCGACGGGCGTGCACAGCGGCGCGTACACCTTCAGGTATCGCGTGACCGCCCCGCACAAGGGCACCTTCACGGTCTACCTCACCAAGCCCGGCTACGACCCGGCCAAGTCGCCGGCCTGGGACGACCTCGATCTGGCGCATCCGGTGGCGACGGCCACCGACCCGGTCGCCGCGGACGGCTTCTACACCTTCTCCGGCACGCTGCCCGAACGCTCGGGCAGGCACCTGCTGTACGCGGTGTGGCAGCGCTCGGACAGCCCGGAGGCGTTCTACTCCTGCTCGGACGTCACCTACGGCGGCGGGAGCGGCGGCGGCGCGTCCGGCGGCTCCGCCCCGGCGCCGGCCGCCTCCGCGCCGACCGAGCGGCAGATCGAGGACGGCGCCGGCAGGTCGTCGGTCGAGCACCACGGCCACGGGGACGACGACGCCCGGACCACGACGGATCCGGTGGCGCCCCCGTCGGCGGAGCCGGCCGCGAGCCCGGCGTCGCATCCGGCTTCGGACCCGGCCGTGCGGTCGGCCGGGGACACGGCCGCTGCGGACCGCGCCGCACAGGCCGCCGCCGACGAGCCGAACCGGCCGCGGGCCGCCGGCAGCCCGGTGAACCTGGCCGAGACCGGAGGCGACGGCCGCACGGCGTACCTCGCGGTCGGCGGCGCGGCCGCCCTGGCGCTCGGCTCGGCGGCCCTGTTCGCCTCGGTCCGCCGTCGCGCCGCGGCCGGCGGCGGACGGGGCCGCTGA
- a CDS encoding bifunctional 2-polyprenyl-6-hydroxyphenol methylase/3-demethylubiquinol 3-O-methyltransferase UbiG — protein sequence MSAHTTTDGDGAGWAGVDWDAQAAVFDEEPDHGLRDPGVRAAWAERLRGWLPGRPAEILDLGCGTGSLSLLAAEQGHRVTGVDLSPAMVERARAKLAGHDAVFLAGDAANPPVGGQRFDAVLVRHVLWTLPDPARALRHWQELLRPDGRLVLIEGVWGTLTPVGIPPDRLTMLLRPLVSHIHLESLSADARLWGREVDDERYAVVASD from the coding sequence ATGAGTGCGCATACGACGACCGACGGTGACGGGGCGGGCTGGGCCGGGGTGGACTGGGACGCCCAGGCCGCCGTCTTCGACGAGGAGCCGGATCACGGGCTGCGCGACCCGGGGGTGCGCGCCGCCTGGGCCGAACGGCTGCGCGGCTGGCTTCCCGGGCGCCCCGCCGAGATCCTCGACCTCGGCTGCGGCACCGGCAGCCTCTCGCTCCTCGCGGCCGAGCAGGGGCACCGGGTGACCGGCGTCGACCTGTCCCCGGCGATGGTGGAGCGGGCCCGGGCGAAGCTCGCCGGCCACGACGCGGTGTTCCTGGCCGGCGACGCGGCGAACCCGCCGGTGGGCGGGCAGCGCTTCGACGCCGTCCTGGTCCGGCACGTCCTGTGGACACTGCCCGACCCCGCCCGCGCGCTGCGGCACTGGCAGGAACTGCTGCGGCCGGACGGACGGCTCGTCCTGATCGAGGGTGTCTGGGGCACGCTCACCCCCGTCGGCATACCCCCGGACCGGCTGACCATGCTTCTTCGGCCACTCGTCTCCCACATCCACCTGGAGTCACTGTCGGCCGACGCGCGGCTGTGGGGCCGTGAGGTGGACGACGAGCGGTACGCGGTGGTGGCCTCGGACTGA
- a CDS encoding GNAT family N-acetyltransferase, with the protein MTVIIRDLRPDAPADLEGFARVRHLALPFILFTPGSLVHDLTHLHRDARYRPLVAVADGEVIGTAQVHLSHESTEPGQGNINVYVHPEHTRRGAGTLLVRAAEEHLAAHGATRLHSWVLDEPGNRAFAERHGYRASRSAHFLRLDLAGGTLPPRQDPPPGVELRRGTDFADDPRPLFELDAETTADEPSDVDYEFTDYAAWLAETWRHPLFSPELTSVAVVDGRPAAFTAARTDGGTRYSTAMTGTARAFRGRGLAKLAKNDSLHRARAAGYTEAFTGNDTGNAPMIAINEWFGYAVCGTEVRHVRELG; encoded by the coding sequence ATGACCGTGATCATCCGCGACCTCCGCCCCGACGCGCCGGCCGACCTCGAGGGCTTCGCCCGTGTCCGGCACCTCGCGTTGCCGTTCATACTGTTCACCCCCGGCTCACTCGTCCACGACCTCACCCATCTGCACCGCGACGCCCGCTACCGGCCGCTGGTCGCCGTGGCGGACGGCGAGGTGATCGGCACCGCGCAGGTGCACCTGTCCCACGAGAGCACCGAGCCCGGCCAGGGCAACATCAACGTGTACGTGCATCCCGAGCACACCCGCCGCGGCGCCGGCACGCTCCTCGTACGGGCCGCCGAGGAACATCTGGCCGCGCACGGGGCGACCAGGCTGCACTCCTGGGTCCTGGACGAGCCGGGCAACCGCGCCTTTGCCGAGCGGCACGGCTACCGCGCGAGCCGGAGCGCGCACTTCCTCCGCCTGGACCTGGCGGGCGGCACCCTGCCGCCGCGGCAGGACCCGCCGCCTGGTGTGGAACTGCGCCGGGGCACGGACTTCGCCGACGACCCGCGCCCCCTGTTCGAGCTGGACGCGGAGACCACGGCGGACGAACCCAGCGACGTGGACTACGAGTTCACCGACTACGCGGCCTGGCTGGCGGAGACCTGGCGGCACCCGCTGTTCAGCCCCGAACTGACGTCGGTGGCGGTGGTGGACGGCCGTCCCGCGGCCTTCACCGCGGCCCGTACGGACGGCGGCACCCGCTACTCCACCGCCATGACGGGCACCGCCCGCGCCTTCCGCGGCCGGGGCCTGGCCAAGCTCGCCAAGAACGACTCGCTGCACCGCGCCCGGGCCGCCGGGTACACGGAGGCGTTCACGGGCAACGACACCGGCAACGCGCCGATGATCGCGATCAACGAGTGGTTCGGGTACGCGGTCTGCGGGACGGAGGTGCGCCATGTCCGCGAACTCGGCTGA
- a CDS encoding DUF5925 domain-containing protein, whose translation MPANPHDALPIRLTVDDSDSPSDVVDALFLGRFATGEQPYSHAANIDRVRPGATLLPKDAQVLRAALDDDRSATLAEGEGWTLLISRWNRGADVTVTATSAELAAKVLEQATDGAADEPEPQPENVTMGFWYVSPRRGPHRTTRQISAGTWDELRPNYTGPVADAMDRLMKTTPEDIAGRLLLLHGPPGTGKTSALRTLARSWRDWCQVDCVLDPERLFSDVGYLMDIAIGEEDTAGKGRWRLLLLEDCDELIRGEAKHTAGQALSRLLNLTDGLLGQGRNVLVGVTTNEDLERLHPAVVRPGRCLARIEVGRLTRREAVNWLGTEEGVGRDGATLAELYALRRGTSPTALPEPREGADAGLYL comes from the coding sequence ATGCCCGCGAACCCGCACGACGCTCTGCCGATCCGGCTCACCGTCGACGACTCCGACTCGCCGTCCGACGTCGTCGACGCGCTGTTCCTCGGCCGCTTCGCGACGGGCGAGCAGCCGTACTCGCACGCGGCGAACATCGACCGCGTGCGCCCCGGCGCCACCCTGCTGCCCAAGGACGCCCAGGTGCTGCGCGCGGCCCTCGACGACGACCGCAGCGCGACCCTCGCCGAGGGCGAGGGCTGGACGCTGCTGATCTCCCGGTGGAACCGGGGAGCCGACGTCACGGTCACCGCGACCAGCGCCGAGCTGGCCGCGAAGGTGCTGGAGCAGGCGACGGACGGCGCCGCGGACGAGCCGGAGCCACAGCCGGAGAACGTGACGATGGGCTTCTGGTACGTCTCGCCCCGGCGCGGCCCGCACCGCACCACCCGGCAGATCTCGGCGGGCACCTGGGACGAGCTGCGGCCGAACTACACCGGCCCGGTCGCGGACGCCATGGACCGGCTGATGAAGACGACCCCCGAGGACATCGCGGGCCGGCTGCTCCTGCTGCACGGCCCGCCGGGCACGGGCAAGACCTCGGCGCTGCGGACCCTGGCCCGGTCCTGGCGCGACTGGTGCCAGGTGGACTGCGTGCTGGACCCGGAGCGGCTGTTCAGCGACGTGGGCTACCTCATGGACATCGCCATCGGCGAGGAGGACACGGCGGGCAAGGGGCGCTGGCGGCTGCTCCTGCTGGAGGACTGCGACGAGCTGATCCGCGGCGAGGCCAAGCACACCGCGGGCCAGGCCCTGTCCCGGCTGCTGAACCTCACCGACGGACTGCTCGGCCAGGGGCGCAACGTGCTGGTCGGGGTGACGACCAACGAGGACCTGGAGCGCCTGCACCCGGCCGTGGTCCGCCCGGGCCGGTGCCTGGCCCGCATCGAGGTGGGCCGGCTGACCCGCCGGGAGGCGGTGAACTGGCTGGGCACCGAGGAAGGGGTGGGCCGCGACGGGGCGACCCTCGCCGAGCTGTACGCGCTGCGGCGGGGCACGTCGCCGACGGCGCTGCCGGAGCCGCGCGAGGGGGCCGACGCGGGTCTGTACCTGTGA
- a CDS encoding DUF402 domain-containing protein: protein MSANSAEAGGRPPAPTEVDVVLVKGGRTKIRYRGVLVSDDGTRLTVRAAWAGEGARDFGFVRFEPGDVFTEHYWRDRWYSVKEVRDASGALKGWYCDVTRPATRSGTDLVVEDLDLDLWRSADGTDVRRLDEDEFAASGLARTDPGAAVAALAALDELEGLAREGGFEALLS, encoded by the coding sequence ATGTCCGCGAACTCGGCTGAGGCCGGCGGCCGGCCGCCGGCGCCGACGGAGGTGGACGTCGTCCTCGTCAAGGGCGGCCGCACCAAGATCCGCTACCGGGGCGTGCTCGTGTCCGACGACGGCACGCGCCTCACCGTCCGGGCCGCGTGGGCGGGCGAGGGCGCCCGCGACTTCGGCTTCGTACGCTTCGAGCCGGGCGACGTCTTCACCGAGCACTACTGGCGGGACCGCTGGTACTCGGTGAAGGAGGTCCGCGACGCCTCAGGCGCACTGAAGGGCTGGTACTGCGACGTCACCCGCCCCGCCACCCGCTCCGGCACGGACCTCGTCGTCGAGGACCTCGACCTGGACCTGTGGCGCTCCGCCGACGGCACGGACGTACGACGGCTGGACGAGGACGAGTTCGCGGCGAGCGGCCTGGCGCGCACCGACCCCGGGGCGGCGGTCGCCGCCCTGGCCGCCCTCGACGAACTGGAGGGACTGGCCCGCGAGGGCGGCTTCGAGGCGCTGCTGTCCTGA
- a CDS encoding triacylglycerol lipase: MLPFKRVLRPLAALLLAAALATAPAATAHAATAPSSGWNNYSCKPSAAHPRPVVLVHGTFGNSVDNWLSLAPYLKDRGYCVFSLDYGQLPGVPLFYGLGPIDKSAEQLSAFVDKVLAATGAPKADLVGHSQGGMMPRYYLKFLGGAAKVNALVGIAPDNHGTTLSGLTNLLPYFPGASDLLKAATPGLADQIAGSAFLTKLNEGGDTVPGVHYTVIATKYDEVATPWRTQYLTGPDVRNVLLQDLCAVDLSEHVTIGTIDRIAFHEVANALDPAHAGATTCASVFS; the protein is encoded by the coding sequence ATGCTGCCCTTCAAGCGCGTCCTCAGACCACTGGCCGCCCTGCTGCTGGCTGCCGCCCTCGCCACCGCCCCCGCCGCCACCGCTCACGCGGCCACTGCTCCGAGCAGCGGCTGGAACAACTACAGCTGCAAGCCCTCCGCCGCCCACCCCCGTCCGGTCGTCCTCGTCCACGGCACCTTCGGCAACTCCGTCGACAACTGGCTGTCTCTCGCGCCGTATCTGAAGGACCGCGGCTACTGCGTCTTCTCCCTCGACTACGGCCAGTTGCCGGGCGTCCCGCTCTTCTACGGCCTCGGCCCCATCGACAAGTCGGCCGAGCAGCTGTCCGCCTTCGTCGACAAGGTGCTCGCCGCGACCGGCGCCCCCAAGGCCGATCTCGTCGGCCACTCGCAGGGCGGGATGATGCCCCGCTACTACCTGAAGTTCCTCGGCGGAGCCGCCAAGGTGAACGCCCTCGTCGGCATCGCGCCCGACAACCACGGCACCACCCTCAGCGGCCTCACCAACCTCCTGCCCTACTTCCCGGGCGCGAGCGACCTGCTCAAGGCCGCCACCCCCGGCCTCGCCGACCAGATCGCCGGGTCCGCCTTCCTCACCAAGCTCAACGAGGGCGGCGACACCGTGCCCGGCGTGCACTACACGGTCATCGCCACCAAGTACGACGAGGTGGCCACGCCGTGGCGCACCCAGTACCTGACCGGCCCCGACGTGCGCAACGTCCTGTTGCAGGACCTGTGCGCGGTCGACCTGTCCGAGCACGTGACGATCGGCACGATCGACCGCATCGCCTTCCACGAGGTGGCCAACGCGCTCGACCCGGCGCACGCCGGCGCCACCACCTGCGCGTCGGTCTTCAGCTGA
- a CDS encoding GntR family transcriptional regulator: MTLKIHIEDGAPPYEQVRAQISEQARSGVLPVGYRLPTVRGLAESLGLAANTVAKAYRALEADGVIETRGRNGTFVAAADSAAARETAAAAQAYAERVRRLGLTEDDALTAVRDALRAAYGER, translated from the coding sequence GTGACCTTGAAGATCCACATCGAGGACGGCGCACCTCCCTACGAGCAGGTGCGGGCGCAGATCTCCGAGCAGGCGCGGTCGGGGGTGCTGCCGGTGGGGTACCGGCTGCCCACGGTGCGCGGGCTGGCCGAGTCGCTCGGGCTCGCGGCGAACACGGTCGCCAAGGCCTACCGGGCGCTGGAGGCGGACGGCGTGATCGAGACGCGCGGGCGCAACGGCACGTTCGTCGCCGCCGCGGACTCGGCGGCGGCGCGGGAGACCGCGGCCGCCGCCCAGGCGTACGCCGAGCGGGTGCGACGGCTCGGGCTCACCGAGGACGACGCGCTCACCGCCGTGCGGGACGCCCTGCGGGCGGCCTACGGGGAGCGGTAG
- a CDS encoding GNAT family N-acetyltransferase: MAGEGIRAASAAEVPAVKAVTDAAYRPYIERIGVVPAPMEADHAANVAAGKVFVVREPEGGRVTGLVVIEARADHLFLDSIAVHPDAHGTGVGRRLLEFVDTRARALGLPEVRLYTNALMWENQRIYPRFGYEVVERRVDGPYDRVHYRKRLV, encoded by the coding sequence ATGGCGGGCGAGGGGATCAGGGCGGCGTCCGCCGCCGAGGTGCCGGCCGTGAAGGCGGTGACCGACGCGGCCTACCGCCCCTACATCGAGCGCATCGGAGTCGTCCCGGCGCCCATGGAGGCGGACCACGCGGCGAACGTGGCGGCGGGGAAGGTGTTCGTCGTCCGGGAGCCCGAAGGGGGCCGGGTGACGGGACTCGTCGTGATCGAGGCGCGCGCGGACCATCTCTTCCTCGACAGCATCGCCGTCCACCCCGACGCGCACGGCACGGGGGTGGGGCGGCGGCTGCTGGAGTTCGTGGACACGCGCGCGCGTGCGCTGGGCCTGCCCGAGGTCAGGCTCTACACGAACGCGCTGATGTGGGAGAACCAGCGGATCTATCCGCGCTTCGGCTACGAGGTCGTCGAGCGCCGTGTGGACGGGCCCTACGACCGCGTCCACTACCGCAAGCGGCTGGTCTGA
- a CDS encoding DUF72 domain-containing protein yields the protein MTLFVGTSGWQYKDWRGVLYPQRCPTRLWLEEYAAAFATLEVNNAFYRLPARETFEAWRERVPADFVVAVKASRYLTHIKRLKDPGEPVHRLMTHAAGLGDRLGPVLLQLPPTLRADPGLLDACLACFPSGTRVAVEPRHESWWTPEVREVLRARGAALCWADAYARPVTPLWRTAGWGYVRFHVGRARAWPHYGRRSLETWVDRIATTWPDTRDVYAYFNNDPTGAAVQDAVVFARAARSAGLAVTRTPALTGDRQKVPPGR from the coding sequence ATGACCCTGTTCGTCGGGACGTCGGGCTGGCAGTACAAGGACTGGCGGGGCGTGCTGTACCCGCAGAGGTGCCCCACACGGCTGTGGCTGGAGGAGTACGCCGCCGCCTTCGCCACCCTGGAGGTCAACAACGCCTTCTACCGGCTGCCCGCGCGGGAGACCTTCGAGGCCTGGCGGGAGCGGGTCCCGGCGGACTTCGTGGTCGCGGTGAAGGCGAGCCGGTACCTCACCCACATCAAGCGGCTGAAGGACCCCGGGGAGCCGGTGCACCGCCTGATGACGCACGCGGCGGGCCTCGGCGACCGGCTGGGCCCGGTGCTGCTCCAGCTCCCGCCGACCCTGCGCGCGGATCCGGGACTGCTGGACGCCTGCCTGGCGTGCTTCCCGTCCGGCACCCGGGTCGCGGTCGAGCCGCGCCACGAGTCGTGGTGGACGCCGGAGGTGCGCGAGGTCCTCCGGGCCCGGGGCGCCGCCCTGTGCTGGGCCGACGCCTACGCCCGCCCGGTCACGCCGCTGTGGCGGACGGCCGGCTGGGGGTACGTCCGCTTCCACGTGGGCCGCGCCCGGGCCTGGCCGCACTACGGCCGGCGGTCGCTGGAGACCTGGGTCGACCGGATCGCCACGACCTGGCCGGACACGCGGGACGTGTACGCCTACTTCAACAACGACCCGACGGGGGCGGCGGTCCAGGACGCGGTGGTGTTCGCACGGGCGGCCAGGAGCGCGGGCCTGGCGGTGACCCGCACTCCGGCGCTCACGGGTGACCGGCAGAAGGTTCCGCCGGGCCGGTGA
- a CDS encoding MarR family winged helix-turn-helix transcriptional regulator produces MQNSEAMALSATLLAVAGELTQRIHGGVVARGFEGLRPAHGFAFARLAPDGATVTELAAHLGVTKQAASQLVDEIVRKGYAERLPHPQDARARLIVLTEHGWACTRAAEESAADVVRAWGEVIGEGEVRALWGKLARLAPYGPIRPAW; encoded by the coding sequence GTGCAGAACTCCGAGGCCATGGCCCTGTCCGCCACCCTGCTGGCCGTCGCCGGCGAGCTGACCCAGCGCATTCACGGCGGCGTCGTCGCCCGCGGCTTCGAGGGGCTCCGGCCGGCGCACGGCTTCGCGTTCGCGCGGCTGGCCCCGGACGGGGCGACGGTCACCGAGCTGGCCGCCCATCTGGGGGTCACCAAGCAGGCCGCCAGTCAGCTCGTCGACGAGATCGTGCGCAAGGGATACGCGGAGCGCCTGCCGCATCCCCAGGACGCGCGGGCCCGTCTGATCGTGCTGACCGAGCATGGCTGGGCCTGCACCCGCGCGGCGGAGGAGTCGGCCGCCGATGTCGTGCGGGCGTGGGGCGAGGTGATCGGTGAGGGTGAAGTGCGCGCGCTGTGGGGGAAGTTGGCGCGTCTCGCGCCGTACGGTCCGATCCGGCCCGCTTGGTGA
- a CDS encoding cupin domain-containing protein, which produces MPVVRPSDAVTHEIHGARFVSYATPRTGSRQLCAWRGEIPAGTKAPAHTVTHEEILHLLDGELLITLDGRTERVAAGDTVIINAGATLTVENPADRTAVSWVTTSIGLQARLANGTVLTPPWAN; this is translated from the coding sequence ATGCCCGTCGTCCGCCCGTCCGACGCCGTGACCCACGAGATCCACGGCGCCCGCTTCGTCTCGTACGCCACCCCGCGGACCGGGTCCAGGCAGCTGTGCGCCTGGCGCGGCGAGATCCCCGCCGGCACCAAGGCCCCGGCCCACACCGTCACCCACGAGGAGATCCTCCACCTGCTCGACGGCGAACTCCTGATCACGCTCGACGGCCGCACCGAGCGCGTCGCCGCGGGCGACACGGTGATCATCAACGCCGGTGCGACGCTCACCGTGGAGAACCCGGCGGACCGCACCGCGGTCTCCTGGGTCACCACGTCCATCGGCCTTCAGGCCCGTCTGGCGAACGGCACGGTGCTCACTCCGCCGTGGGCCAACTGA